The proteins below come from a single Candidatus Binatus sp. genomic window:
- a CDS encoding GNAT family N-acetyltransferase, with the protein MIIPRFRQLETPRLILRRFRQSDLEALMAYRNDPDVARYQAWVSFSRKEAEDFIARQSRARPGIPGRWFQFAAEIKDSGVLAGDCALLVIRAARGIAEIGYTFSRAYQGAGLATEAARTVIDYGFDSLGLNRVIATTDCRNIRSIALMKRLGMRQEGHFIQNRWFKGSWCDEYQYAVLREEWIAARASRRP; encoded by the coding sequence TTGATCATCCCGCGATTCAGACAGCTTGAAACTCCGCGCCTGATTCTGCGGCGGTTTCGCCAGAGCGATCTCGAAGCGCTGATGGCGTATCGAAACGATCCGGACGTGGCGCGCTACCAGGCGTGGGTTTCGTTTTCGCGCAAAGAGGCCGAGGATTTCATCGCACGCCAGAGCCGCGCGCGGCCGGGGATTCCGGGGCGATGGTTCCAGTTTGCGGCGGAGATCAAGGACAGCGGCGTGCTGGCCGGCGATTGCGCGCTGTTGGTGATCAGGGCGGCGCGCGGAATCGCCGAGATCGGCTACACCTTTTCACGCGCATACCAGGGCGCCGGTCTCGCGACCGAGGCGGCTCGCACGGTAATCGACTACGGCTTCGATTCGCTTGGACTGAATCGCGTTATCGCGACGACGGATTGCCGCAATATCCGATCGATCGCGCTGATGAAGCGCCTCGGGATGCGCCAGGAAGGCCACTTCATCCAGAACAGGTGGTTCAAGGGCAGTTGGTGCGATGAATACCAATATGCGGTGCTACGCGAGGAATGGATCGCCGCGCGCGCCTCGCGGCGTCCTTGA
- a CDS encoding FecR domain-containing protein yields the protein MHKIRLLSVLIVAAIVISIWAMSAAASDEIGSIVSVSGDAKIGRGGATLNATSGMPIRVHDQLSTSPDGSLTLGFPDGTSLSLAGATAISIDDSSAVDGKPAPSRVTLLRGKLHTNVPDKTTGATHTIEIDTPDVRAVAPAAEH from the coding sequence ATGCACAAGATACGTTTACTCTCCGTCCTCATTGTCGCCGCGATCGTCATTTCAATTTGGGCGATGAGCGCAGCCGCGAGCGACGAGATCGGCAGCATCGTCAGCGTCAGTGGCGACGCGAAGATCGGGCGCGGTGGCGCGACTCTCAACGCGACGAGCGGGATGCCGATACGGGTGCACGATCAACTCAGTACCTCGCCCGACGGGAGCCTGACGCTCGGATTTCCCGACGGCACTTCGCTCTCGCTCGCGGGCGCCACGGCCATCTCGATCGACGACAGCAGCGCGGTCGATGGCAAGCCGGCGCCGAGCCGCGTCACCCTGCTGCGCGGCAAGCTTCACACCAACGTGCCCGACAAAACAACGGGCGCGACGCACACGATCGAAATCGACACGCCCGACGTCCGCGCGGTCGCGCCGGCTGCCGAGCATTGA
- a CDS encoding carotenoid oxygenase family protein yields MVKIEREIPIQIDPGENPFLRGVFAPIATEITASDLTVIGEIPKDLDGAYLRNGPNPVHRPRGRYHWFDGDGMVHGIEFHDGKATYRNRWIQTEGFAAEQQAHRSIWPGLMDRPDPAVPRGAGSDGWLKDTANTDIVFHNGYALALWYQCGLPYKLDPRTLETLGVERFGGKLARAVSAHAKVDPVSGELLFFDYATKPPYMTYNVVSRTGELRHHVDIDLPGSRLPHDMAFTENYSLLMDLPLFWDPQLLERNVHKVTYYPELPSRFGIIPRYGLNADVKWFEASPCYIYHVVNSWEEGDEFVMDACRVIQGEPNAKRGEGELARMRAFLRLEAQLWRWRFNLATGAVKEEQLDDAKTEWPTINRHKMGRKSRYAYNSRVPHYEGLVKYDTVRGTSESYLFGEGRTSNEAPFAPRVGAQDDTNDEDDGYVVTFVADANAQHRGEVIIIDAKNFAAGPIARVQIPQRVPTGFHSIWIPGEQMRA; encoded by the coding sequence ATGGTGAAAATCGAGCGCGAAATTCCGATTCAGATCGATCCCGGCGAGAATCCGTTTCTGCGCGGCGTGTTCGCTCCGATCGCGACTGAAATCACCGCCAGCGATCTGACCGTAATCGGCGAGATTCCCAAAGACCTCGACGGCGCATATCTCCGCAACGGCCCGAATCCCGTCCATCGGCCGCGCGGCCGCTACCATTGGTTCGACGGCGACGGGATGGTCCACGGGATCGAGTTCCACGACGGCAAGGCGACTTATCGCAACCGCTGGATTCAGACCGAAGGTTTCGCCGCCGAGCAGCAGGCCCATCGATCGATCTGGCCCGGCCTGATGGATCGTCCCGATCCCGCGGTTCCGCGCGGCGCCGGCTCCGACGGATGGCTCAAGGACACCGCCAACACTGACATCGTTTTTCACAACGGCTACGCGCTCGCGCTGTGGTATCAATGCGGCCTGCCGTACAAGCTCGATCCGCGCACGCTCGAGACGCTCGGCGTCGAGCGCTTCGGCGGCAAGCTCGCGCGCGCGGTCTCGGCGCACGCCAAGGTCGATCCAGTGAGCGGTGAGCTGCTGTTCTTCGACTACGCGACCAAGCCGCCGTACATGACCTACAACGTCGTGTCGCGCACCGGCGAACTACGACATCACGTCGATATCGATCTGCCCGGCTCGCGGCTGCCGCATGACATGGCCTTCACCGAAAATTACTCGCTGCTGATGGATCTGCCGCTCTTCTGGGATCCGCAATTGCTCGAGCGCAACGTCCACAAGGTCACGTACTATCCCGAGTTGCCGAGCCGCTTCGGAATCATCCCGCGCTACGGCCTCAACGCCGACGTGAAATGGTTCGAGGCGTCGCCCTGCTACATCTACCACGTCGTGAATTCGTGGGAGGAGGGCGACGAATTCGTGATGGACGCGTGCCGCGTAATCCAGGGCGAGCCCAATGCGAAGCGCGGCGAAGGTGAACTAGCGCGGATGCGCGCGTTTCTCAGGCTCGAGGCGCAACTCTGGCGATGGCGGTTCAATCTCGCGACCGGCGCAGTCAAGGAAGAGCAACTCGACGACGCGAAAACCGAATGGCCGACGATCAATCGCCACAAGATGGGCCGCAAATCGCGCTACGCCTACAACTCACGCGTGCCACATTATGAAGGATTGGTGAAATACGACACGGTGCGCGGGACTTCGGAGAGCTACCTGTTCGGCGAGGGGCGCACTTCAAATGAGGCGCCGTTCGCGCCGCGAGTCGGCGCCCAGGACGATACAAACGACGAGGACGATGGCTACGTCGTGACCTTCGTCGCCGATGCGAACGCGCAGCACCGCGGCGAAGTGATCATTATCGACGCGAAAAATTTCGCGGCGGGTCCGATCGCGCGCGTGCAGATTCCGCAGCGCGTGCCGACCGGCTTCCACTCGATTTGGATTCCCGGCGAGCAGATGCGCGCGTGA